A region from the Tachysurus vachellii isolate PV-2020 chromosome 25, HZAU_Pvac_v1, whole genome shotgun sequence genome encodes:
- the LOC132839981 gene encoding acyl-CoA-binding protein homolog isoform X5: MLQEEFEKIAADVKQVKSRPSDQELLDLYGLYKQATVGDINIDEPGIVDVKGKAKWGAWNSRKGMSTEDAMTAYITLAKEVINKYGM; this comes from the exons atgctgCAG GAAGAGTTTGAGAAGATTGCAGCGGATGTGAAACAGGTGAAAAGCAGGCCTTCTGATCAGGAGCTGCTGGACCTGTATGGACTCTACAAGCAAGCTACAGTCGGGGACATTAACATCG ATGAACCTGGAATAGTGGATGTGAAAGGAAAAGCCAAATGGGGAGCATGGAATTCCAGGAAAG GCATGTCCACAGAAGATGCCATGACTGCCTACATCACCCTGGCTAAGGAAGTCATCAATAAATATGGCATGTGA
- the rpp38 gene encoding ribonuclease P protein subunit p38 translates to MATSVKATKKEKKKPVRVKTSLNNPYDIKWKPLEKGNARFILKTVTEKLSSLDLRKRHVKVFRKWRSKEKAKKRNSDSVDTAEPTQESNNLGGSDSVDNVEPTQESNILGGTDSVNNIEPTQESKILGCTDSVDNIEPTQESKILGCTDSVDKVEPTQEPKNLGGSNFVDSVEPTQESKNQGWTDKRLRKELAIGINEVTKCLEKNELGLVLVCDSVKPAHMTSHLISLSQTRSIPACQVPSLSASLAGPLGLTSVLALGFKRQSGAFADTIAALTPKVPLFDVSWLSTETSEPERRRKRKLEDSLVVKDPVNLLQPLKVKKIVPNPSKTRKLKTKKAKK, encoded by the coding sequence ATGGCTACGTCAGTTAAAGCTacgaagaaggagaaaaagaagccAGTCAGGGTGAAAACGTCCCTTAACAACCCGTACGACATAAAGTGGAAGCCGTTAGAAAAAGGGAACGCGCGATTCATCCTGAAAACAGTGACAGAGAAACTCAGCTCGCTCGATCTCCGGAAGCGACACGTTAAAGTTTTTCGCAAGTGGCGAAGTAAAGAAAAGGCCAAGAAAAGAAACTCTGATTCGGTGGACACCGCTGAACCGACTCAGGAATCAAATAATCTAGGTGGCTCGGATTCTGTGGACAACGTTGAACCGACTCAGGAATCAAATATTCTAGGTGGCACGGATTCTGTGAACAACATTGAACCGACTCAGGAATCAAAGATTCTAGGTTGCACGGATTCTGTGGACAACATTGAACCGACTCAGGAATCAAAGATTCTAGGTTGCACGGATTCTGTGGACAAGGTTGAACCGACTCAGGAACCAAAGAATCTAGGTGGCTCGAATTTTGTGGACAGCGTTGAACCGACTCAGGAATCAAAGAATCAAGGCTGGACCGATAAGCGCCTAAGGAAAGAGCTCGCCATCGGCATCAACGAGGTCACGAAATGCCTGGAGAAGAACGAGCTCGGTCTGGTTCTGGTGTGTGACTCGGTAAAGCCCGCACACATGACTAGCCATCTTATCTCGCTGAGTCAAACCCGCTCGATTCCCGCGTGCCAAGTGCCGAGTCTGAGCGCGAGTCTCGCTGGACCGCTCGGTCTCACCAGCGTGTTGGCGCTTGGGTTCAAACGCCAAAGCGGCGCGTTTGCGGATACGATCGCGGCTCTCACGCCTAAAGTGCCTCTGTTCGACGTGTCCTGGTTGTCTACAGAGACGTCTGAAccggagagaaggagaaaaagaaaactggaAGATTCCCTTGTTGTTAAAGACCCAGTCAATTTACTACAACCTCTTAAAGTGAAGAAAATCGTCCCAAATCCTTCAAAAACCCGCAAactgaagacaaagaaagcgaagaagTGA